A window of the Camelus dromedarius isolate mCamDro1 chromosome 5, mCamDro1.pat, whole genome shotgun sequence genome harbors these coding sequences:
- the CCDC196 gene encoding putative coiled-coil domain-containing protein 196 yields MTSASNSPGSYFSSKIRSSKIEGNYLKELSEDLKLRKQELLELFKPLEDRNSLLFQKLMSNLEEKQRSLQIMRQIMAGKGNDDSSVTELIKEAEEMKQNLERKNKMLRNEMEMLWNKTFNTEELSEQQKVLQMKNKADMQDGKAPKTPSSSRKTKNELEMLCAEKVKEIRKEKQQRKMEWVKYQEQANIFQNEFSGKVIELRIEALKNYQKANDLKLSLYIQQNFEPKQASLNLPGSQGTMGITAMCRATTDKDASNVRILGSKTYTEQQGAQGSQFDDGRGRLFFLRSMPDEALKD; encoded by the exons ATGACAAGTGCTTCAAACTCGCCAGGATCTTACTTCTCCTCAAAAATAAG AAGTTCTAAAATCGAAGGCAACTATTTGAAGGAATTAAGTGAGGACTTAAAGCTAAGGaagcaggagctgctggagctGTTCAAACCTCTAGAAGACAGGAACAGCCTGTTATTCCAGAAGTTGATGTCTAACttggaggaaaaacaaagaag tCTGCAGATCATGAGGCAGATCATGGCAGGGAAGGGGAATGATGACTCTTCAGTCACTGAGCTCATTAAGGAAGCAGAAGAGATGAAGCAGAATCTG gaaaggaaaaacaagatgCTTCGGAACGAAATGGAGATGCTATGGAACAAG ACATTCAACACAGAAGAACTCAGTGAGCAACAAAAAGTACTGCAGATGAAGAACAAAGCAGACATGCAGGATGGAAAG GCTCCTAAAACCCCCTCATCATCTAGGAAGACCAAGAATGAACTGGAGATGTTGTGTGCAGAGAAAgtgaaggaaataaggaag GAAAAGCAACAGAGGAAAATGGAATGGGTCAAGTATCAGGAACAAGCCAACATCTTTCAG AATGAGTTTAGTGGCAAAGTAATTGAGCTGAGAATTGAAGCCTTGAAGAACTACCAGAAGGCCAATGATCTCAAGTTATCACTGTACATACAGCAGAATTTTGAACCAAAGCAAGCATCTTTGAATCTTCCTGGGTCCCAAG GTACTATGGGCATTACAGCTATGTGCAGAGCAACTACTGACAAAGATGCATCTAATGTG AGAATTCTGGGATCAAAGACCTACACAGAACAACAAGGAGCTCAAGGAAGTCAGTTTGATGATGGAAGAGGGAGGCTCTTTTTTCTGAGGTCAATGCCAGATGAAGCACTGAAGGATTAG